In Drosophila takahashii strain IR98-3 E-12201 chromosome 4, DtakHiC1v2, whole genome shotgun sequence, one DNA window encodes the following:
- the Gyf gene encoding GIGYF family protein Gyf isoform X2 — protein sequence MTDSMKFGPEWLRNMSAEPSGSPSTYNVGAGGPNSSMAAHSLGNNTTGSASRNLFPEYRYGREEMLSLFDRNCMLPQILPSFKKLFVEKVQYPLALTPSSEEDSNQNLLGNSSRPAWLQRSSGGFGTASRGTGRGGTVDRGRMRGKSVYHPIYQRPSGLYDEGLSVISIKAERTWSDRNGTGDSAVANTSTSGPGALDWNGTPGSSPRKDFSSHHRNMENWRRTRNEDGSGDGPVASGSISGPDIAGWRSGGGGGSTNTSFGTNSQRWGRSTSWRDEDASVDNQTSLQRSISTVGTVGPDRERPGNSKGSGMGAGVAVGSTSNPSVRLSNSKSSQMWTVNNAVGDGDDNLPEWAMENPSELGGSFDASGAFHGDTDPQSSKSSHNALKDKGLNSDQNSPKSKSEEPTDRESINDNTSEAPLKKNSPIVAAQEANDNSLSPTNPTTTKIDVIHGDISDRIKEVADEVEKLITEDDNKSSANPSQLQSESGRFPGALPSLTDIELSMKPNSVNVTAARPQAPPSMPIQMATISDAAHPSHSHPDIPFSNHVALQHHNMHHQPHFSMIPTPHLINPNLNELWFYRDPQANVQGPFSAMEMTEWYRAGYFNENLFVRRFSDNRFRPLGELIKFCHGNMPFTHSHLLPSPIDLENLPVGQIPATLSAAIPITPRKPSPIALSLSVVEQQLQQQRDDQLKANVTAAAESLSAAIKGNLGGNTTTSHMLTMRFQMLQDQYLQHQEYQILAELSKNECFQRLAAVEREAVVRRKVQLLVLPEYLTSLNGLSNSLSVLNPVAGRQLYSAVAEQAKKDQQHMFANSNEQQRSVGNLLDANNFILNAQIMHQQAQPVVVPLVASVDCVLQSGSAGDLNKLDELPRNDLDILNEYNLRMLLRGQPTVNQQQQPSLPNSTNENLSGADFITETQLLAGQNLMIPMWLPPNKQQQPDQQWPGMTNEKTTLWEVANLNEEQIEEQQLLLLKSPQSCFADTVHSVPTPPQSQVRSEDNFKQVSLAESDPPQIIDNLKDSHNQKTVQSFASDIEQYQNKEQHPHQQQAKTNNKHHLNVRQSVPQSVPIKQINEDDRKREQTEEKKRQKEERKRQQMEEEKRRAVLESEERARQMQEEKERQQQIQAQRRKALLGNGQSQGTMTATSGSPQSNKNDAVKSPEPQSTSRLPASSVAPWSLQSPNSNSTAPGLAEIQKAERRERRADQQRHQELLDKQLRANAAAAAEANDALLKWQAAPASAPVMSLAEIQAEEAKRLANELVDQQRRRELEQHQNATLPSAVVGSSGTTNIWGSANKAWSGSSVASSLPLRSNTGTGLWDEPNASGTNQTLYGSGSSSSNTVTAAAVLVAGLNSANKTHQQTQNKSGTSFASPRNLRKSQTLPAIHNAGKTTKNAPGQQQQEKQKITTVRAGSKVAVASVDDKDKEKKSNVKSQVQQVADQTISKVNEYENEFTSWCMKSLDNMSAKVDVPTFVAFLQDLEAPYEVKDYVRIYLGEGKESLDFSKQFLERRSKYKSLQRAQNAHNDDMCKPAPAITPSANDYTDSKNKQKKVKKNKMTKMDARILGFSVTAAEGRINVGVRDYVEGP from the exons ATGACAGATTCGATGAAATTTGGTCCGGAATGGTTGCGCAATATGTCAGCCGAGCCCTCGGGCTCTCCCAGTACTTACAACGTCGGTGCTGGAGGCCCAAATAGCTCGATGGCAGCGCACAGCCTGGGCAACAACACGACAGGCTCTGCTTCGCGAAATCTATTTCCAGAATACCGGTACGGTCGCGAGGAAATGCTGTCCTTGTTCGATCGCAACTGTATGCTGCCGCAGATCCTGCCTTCGTTCAAAAAGCTCTTTGTGGAGAAGGTCCAGTACCCACTTGCCCTGACACCGAGCTCAGAGGAGGACAGCAACCAGAATCTACTTGGAAATAGC TCGCGGCCGGCCTGGTTGCAGCGCTCGTCCGGTGGATTTGGTACTGCCTCCCGAGGCACTGGACGTGGTGGGACAGTCGACCGGGGGCGAATGCGCGGCAAATCTGTCTATCATCCGATATACCAACGTCCAAGTGGTCTCTACGATGAGGGCTTATCGGTAATATCCATCAAG GCCGAACGCACTTGGAGCGACCGCAACGGAACAGGAGATTCAGCAGTGGCCAACACCTCTACAAGTGGCCCAGGTGCCCTAGATTGGAATGGGACTCCAGGCTCAAGTCCTCGGAAAGACTTTTCCAGTCATCATCGCAACATGGAGAACTGGCGACGAACCCGTAACGAAGACGGATCCGGAGACGGTCCAGTTGCCAGTGGTTCCATTAGTGGCCCTGATATAGCTGGTTGGAGGAGCGGTGGTGGCGGAGGAAGTACTAATACAAGTTTTGGTACCAACAGTCAGCGCTGGG ggAGGTCTACGAGTTGGCGCGATGAAGATGCTAGCGTCGACAATCAAACTAGTTTGCAACGTTCAATTTCAACGGTTGGGACTGTGGGCCCAGATCGAGAGCGCCCTGGTAACAGTAAAGGATCTGGAATGGGAGCTGGAGTGGCGGTAGGAAGCACATCCAACCCTTCTGTACGCTTGTCAAATTCTAAGTCCTCTCAAATGTGGACTGTCAACAATGCAGTTGGTGATGGCGACGACAATCTTCCTGAATGGGCTATGGAAAATCCGTCAGAACTAGGTGGCAGCTTTGATGCTAGTGGGGCCTTTCATGGTGATACCGATCCTCAAAGTAGCAAAAGTTCACATAATGCTTTAAAGGATAAAGGCTTGAACTCTGATCAGAATTCACCTAAATCTAAAAGTGAAGAGCCTACTGATAGAGAAAGTATCAACGATAATACTTCTGAGGCcccattaaagaaaaattcgCCTATAGTCGCTGCACAAGAAGCCAACGACAACAGTTTATCTCCAACAAACCCAACGACAACAAAAATAGATGTGATTCATGGGGATATTTCAGATCGAATTAAAGAAGTCGCCGATGAAGTGGAAAAACTTATAACGGAAGATGATAATAAAAGCTCAGCGAATCCCAGCCAGCTTCAAAGTGAAAGCGGTCGGTTTCCTGGTGCGCTGCCAAGCCTGACAGATATTGAGTTAAGCATGAAGCCGAATTCTGTGAATGTTACAGCAGCGCGCCCGCAAGCACCTCCCTCCATGCCTATACAAATGGCTACCATTTCAGATGCAGCTCACCCATCCCACTCGCATCCAGATATTCCGTTTTCAAACCACGTGGCTCTTCAGCACCATAACATGCATCACCAACCACATTTTTCAATGATTCCCACGCCACATTTGATCAATCCAAATCTGAATGAACTCTGGTTTTACCGAGATCCCCAGGCCAACGTCCAGGGCCCATTCAGTGCGATGGAGATGACCGAATGGTATCGTGCTGGGTACTTTAATGAGAACCTTTTCGTGCGACGATTCTCCGACAATAGGTTTAGACCGTTGGGCGAGCTTATAAAGTTTTGCCATGGGAACATGCCATTTACGCACAGCCATTTACTTCCTTCGCCAATAGACCTAGAGAACCTTCCTGTTGGACAGATACCGGCTACTCTTTCAGCGGCAATTCCAATTACGCCCCGGAAGCCCTCCCCCATTGCTCTCTCGCTGTCTGTTGTAGAACAGCAGTTGCAACAACAAAGAGATGATCAACTAAAGGCAAATGTAACAGCCGCCGCAGAATCCCTAAGTGCagcaattaaaggaaatttggGCGGAAATACCACTACGTCTCATATGCTTACAATGCGATTTCAGATGCTACAGGATCAATACTTACAGCACCAGGAATACCAAATACTGGCAGAGCTATCCAAAAACGAATGCTTTCAACGGCTTGCGGCTGTTGAACGAGAGGCGGTTGTCCGCCGGAAAGTTCAATTGCTTGTTCTACCTGAGTATCTAACCAGTTTAAATGGACTAAGCAACTCGCTTTCGGTATTGAATCCTGTTGCCGGGCGCCAGTTATATAGTGCAGTTGCTGAACAGGCTAAGAAGGATCAGCAGCATATGTTCGCAAACAGCAACGAACAGCAACGCTCAGTGGGTAATCTACTAGATGCCAATAATTTCATACTGAATGCTCAAATTATGCATCAGCAAGCGCAACCAGTGGTTGTCCCCTTGGTAGCATCCGTCGATTGTGTTTTGCAAAGTGGATCTGCAGGCGACCTCAATAAACTAGATGAGCTGCCCAGAAATGACTTGGACATACTAAATGAATACAACTTGCGAATGTTGTTGCGTGGCCAACCAACAGTtaaccaacagcaacaaccatCGCTGCCAAATTCTACTAACGAAAATCTTTCTGGAGCGGATTTTATAACTGAAACCCAATTGCTAGCGGGACAAAACTTGATGATTCCAATGTGGTTACCGCCTAACAAGCAACAGCAACCTGATCAACAATGGCCTGGAATGACTAACGAGAAGACAACTCTGTGGGAAGTGGCCAACTTAAATGAAGAGCAAATTGAAGAACAACAACTTTTATTGCTCAAGAGCCCGCAAAGCTGCTTTGCAGATACAGTGCATTCAGTGCCAACACCCCCACAATCGCAAGTTCGATCAGAAGATAATTTTAAACAGGTCAGTTTAGCAGAATCAGATCCGCCCCAGATTATTGACAATCTTAAGGACTCACATAATCAAAAGACTGTTCAATCCTTTGCTTCCGACATTGAACAGTATCAAAATAAGGAACAACATCCACATCAGCAACAGGCCAAGACCAATAACAAGCACCATTTGAATGTAAGACAGAGTGTTCCACAGTCTGTACCCATAAAGCAAATAAATGAAGATGACCGCAAACGAGAGCAGACAGAAGAAAAGAAGCGGCAGAAGGAGGAGCGCAAGCGCCAGCAGATGGAAGAAGAAAAACGTCGAGCTGTGCTGGAATCCGAAGAAAGAGCCCGTCAAATGCAAGAGGAAAAAGAAAGACAACAGCAAATACAAGCACAGCGTCGAAAGGCATTATTAGGCAATGGGCAGTCTCAAGGTACAATGACAG ctaCTTCCGGGTCTCCTCAAAGCAATAAAAACGACGCTGTCAAGTCGCCTGAACCGCAATCAACTTCGCGTTTACCCGCCTCTTCCGTAGCGCCATGGTCTCTCCAATCACCGAATTCAAACAGCACTGCGCCTGGACTGGCAGAGATTCAAAAAGCTGAACGTCGGGAGCGTCGTGCAGACCAGCAGCGACATCAGGAGCTACTGGATAAGCAATTGCGTGCTAACGCTGCGGCTGCCGCTGAAGCTAACGATGCTTTGCTAAAATGGCAGGCAGCACCAGCGTCGGCTCCGGTAATGAGCCTTGCCGAAATTCAAGCTGAGGAGGCCAAGCGGTTGGCCAATGAACTTGTGGATCAGCAGCGTCGACGTGAACTGGAGCAACACCAAAATGCTACCCTACCATCAGCCGTTGTAGGGTCAAGTGGAACTACCAACATCTGGGGCAGCGCTAATAAGGCTTGGAGTGGTTCGTCGGTTGCTTCATCACTCCCATTGAGATCAAACACCGGAACTGGTTTGTGGGACGAGCCAAACGCATCAGGTACTAATCAAACTTTGTATGGATCTGGATCAAGCAGTAGCAATACCGTTACTGCGGCGGCTGTTTTGGTAGCTGGACTAAACTCGGCGAATAAAACCCATCAGCAAACTCAGAATAAGTCGGGAACTTCATTTGCATCGCCTCGAAACTTACGCAAGAGTCAAACATTGCCAGCCATACATAACGCAGGAAAAACGACTAAAAATGCACCaggacaacaacagcaagaaaaacaaaaaataaccaCGGTTCGTGCGGGTTCGAAAGTTGCTGTTGCCTCTGTAGATGATAAGGATAAGGAGAAAAAGTCTAATGTGAAAAGCCAGGTGCAGCAAGTTGCGGATCAGACCATTAGTAAGGTTAATGAGTACGAGAACGAGTTTACAAGCTGGTGTATGAAGAGCCTAGATAACATGTCGGCCAAAGTGGatg taccAACGTTCGTCGCCTTTTTGCAGGATTTGGAAGCACCTTATGAGGTTAAGGACTATGTGCGTATATATCTTG GTGAGGGAAAAGAGTCTTT
- the Gyf gene encoding GIGYF family protein Gyf isoform X3 produces the protein MTDSMKFGPEWLRNMSAEPSGSPSTYNVGAGGPNSSMAAHSLGNNTTGSASRNLFPEYRYGREEMLSLFDRNCMLPQILPSFKKLFVEKVQYPLALTPSSEEDSNQNLLGNSSRPAWLQRSSGGFGTASRGTGRGGTVDRGRMRGKSVYHPIYQRPSGLYDEGLSVISIKAERTWSDRNGTGDSAVANTSTSGPGALDWNGTPGSSPRKDFSSHHRNMENWRRTRNEDGSGDGPVASGSISGPDIAGWRSGGGGGSTNTSFGTNSQRWGRSTSWRDEDASVDNQTSLQRSISTVGTVGPDRERPGNSKGSGMGAGVAVGSTSNPSVRLSNSKSSQMWTVNNAVGDGDDNLPEWAMENPSELGGSFDASGAFHGDTDPQSSKSSHNALKDKGLNSDQNSPKSKSEEPTDRESINDNTSEAPLKKNSPIVAAQEANDNSLSPTNPTTTKIDVIHGDISDRIKEVADEVEKLITEDDNKSSANPSQLQSESGRFPGALPSLTDIELSMKPNSVNVTAARPQAPPSMPIQMATISDAAHPSHSHPDIPFSNHVALQHHNMHHQPHFSMIPTPHLINPNLNELWFYRDPQANVQGPFSAMEMTEWYRAGYFNENLFVRRFSDNRFRPLGELIKFCHGNMPFTHSHLLPSPIDLENLPVGQIPATLSAAIPITPRKPSPIALSLSVVEQQLQQQRDDQLKANVTAAAESLSAAIKGNLGGNTTTSHMLTMRFQMLQDQYLQHQEYQILAELSKNECFQRLAAVEREAVVRRKVQLLVLPEYLTSLNGLSNSLSVLNPVAGRQLYSAVAEQAKKDQQHMFANSNEQQRSVGNLLDANNFILNAQIMHQQAQPVVVPLVASVDCVLQSGSAGDLNKLDELPRNDLDILNEYNLRMLLRGQPTVNQQQQPSLPNSTNENLSGADFITETQLLAGQNLMIPMWLPPNKQQQPDQQWPGMTNEKTTLWEVANLNEEQIEEQQLLLLKSPQSCFADTVHSVPTPPQSQVRSEDNFKQYQNKEQHPHQQQAKTNNKHHLNVRQSVPQSVPIKQINEDDRKREQTEEKKRQKEERKRQQMEEEKRRAVLESEERARQMQEEKERQQQIQAQRRKALLGNGQSQGTMTATSGSPQSNKNDAVKSPEPQSTSRLPASSVAPWSLQSPNSNSTAPGLAEIQKAERRERRADQQRHQELLDKQLRANAAAAAEANDALLKWQAAPASAPVMSLAEIQAEEAKRLANELVDQQRRRELEQHQNATLPSAVVGSSGTTNIWGSANKAWSGSSVASSLPLRSNTGTGLWDEPNASGTNQTLYGSGSSSSNTVTAAAVLVAGLNSANKTHQQTQNKSGTSFASPRNLRKSQTLPAIHNAGKTTKNAPGQQQQEKQKITTVRAGSKVAVASVDDKDKEKKSNVKSQVQQVADQTISKVNEYENEFTSWCMKSLDNMSAKVDVPTFVAFLQDLEAPYEVKDYVRIYLGEGKESLDFSKQFLERRSKYKSLQRAQNAHNDDMCKPAPAITPSANDYTDSKNKQKKVKKNKMTKMDARILGFSVTAAEGRINVGVRDYVEGP, from the exons ATGACAGATTCGATGAAATTTGGTCCGGAATGGTTGCGCAATATGTCAGCCGAGCCCTCGGGCTCTCCCAGTACTTACAACGTCGGTGCTGGAGGCCCAAATAGCTCGATGGCAGCGCACAGCCTGGGCAACAACACGACAGGCTCTGCTTCGCGAAATCTATTTCCAGAATACCGGTACGGTCGCGAGGAAATGCTGTCCTTGTTCGATCGCAACTGTATGCTGCCGCAGATCCTGCCTTCGTTCAAAAAGCTCTTTGTGGAGAAGGTCCAGTACCCACTTGCCCTGACACCGAGCTCAGAGGAGGACAGCAACCAGAATCTACTTGGAAATAGC TCGCGGCCGGCCTGGTTGCAGCGCTCGTCCGGTGGATTTGGTACTGCCTCCCGAGGCACTGGACGTGGTGGGACAGTCGACCGGGGGCGAATGCGCGGCAAATCTGTCTATCATCCGATATACCAACGTCCAAGTGGTCTCTACGATGAGGGCTTATCGGTAATATCCATCAAG GCCGAACGCACTTGGAGCGACCGCAACGGAACAGGAGATTCAGCAGTGGCCAACACCTCTACAAGTGGCCCAGGTGCCCTAGATTGGAATGGGACTCCAGGCTCAAGTCCTCGGAAAGACTTTTCCAGTCATCATCGCAACATGGAGAACTGGCGACGAACCCGTAACGAAGACGGATCCGGAGACGGTCCAGTTGCCAGTGGTTCCATTAGTGGCCCTGATATAGCTGGTTGGAGGAGCGGTGGTGGCGGAGGAAGTACTAATACAAGTTTTGGTACCAACAGTCAGCGCTGGG ggAGGTCTACGAGTTGGCGCGATGAAGATGCTAGCGTCGACAATCAAACTAGTTTGCAACGTTCAATTTCAACGGTTGGGACTGTGGGCCCAGATCGAGAGCGCCCTGGTAACAGTAAAGGATCTGGAATGGGAGCTGGAGTGGCGGTAGGAAGCACATCCAACCCTTCTGTACGCTTGTCAAATTCTAAGTCCTCTCAAATGTGGACTGTCAACAATGCAGTTGGTGATGGCGACGACAATCTTCCTGAATGGGCTATGGAAAATCCGTCAGAACTAGGTGGCAGCTTTGATGCTAGTGGGGCCTTTCATGGTGATACCGATCCTCAAAGTAGCAAAAGTTCACATAATGCTTTAAAGGATAAAGGCTTGAACTCTGATCAGAATTCACCTAAATCTAAAAGTGAAGAGCCTACTGATAGAGAAAGTATCAACGATAATACTTCTGAGGCcccattaaagaaaaattcgCCTATAGTCGCTGCACAAGAAGCCAACGACAACAGTTTATCTCCAACAAACCCAACGACAACAAAAATAGATGTGATTCATGGGGATATTTCAGATCGAATTAAAGAAGTCGCCGATGAAGTGGAAAAACTTATAACGGAAGATGATAATAAAAGCTCAGCGAATCCCAGCCAGCTTCAAAGTGAAAGCGGTCGGTTTCCTGGTGCGCTGCCAAGCCTGACAGATATTGAGTTAAGCATGAAGCCGAATTCTGTGAATGTTACAGCAGCGCGCCCGCAAGCACCTCCCTCCATGCCTATACAAATGGCTACCATTTCAGATGCAGCTCACCCATCCCACTCGCATCCAGATATTCCGTTTTCAAACCACGTGGCTCTTCAGCACCATAACATGCATCACCAACCACATTTTTCAATGATTCCCACGCCACATTTGATCAATCCAAATCTGAATGAACTCTGGTTTTACCGAGATCCCCAGGCCAACGTCCAGGGCCCATTCAGTGCGATGGAGATGACCGAATGGTATCGTGCTGGGTACTTTAATGAGAACCTTTTCGTGCGACGATTCTCCGACAATAGGTTTAGACCGTTGGGCGAGCTTATAAAGTTTTGCCATGGGAACATGCCATTTACGCACAGCCATTTACTTCCTTCGCCAATAGACCTAGAGAACCTTCCTGTTGGACAGATACCGGCTACTCTTTCAGCGGCAATTCCAATTACGCCCCGGAAGCCCTCCCCCATTGCTCTCTCGCTGTCTGTTGTAGAACAGCAGTTGCAACAACAAAGAGATGATCAACTAAAGGCAAATGTAACAGCCGCCGCAGAATCCCTAAGTGCagcaattaaaggaaatttggGCGGAAATACCACTACGTCTCATATGCTTACAATGCGATTTCAGATGCTACAGGATCAATACTTACAGCACCAGGAATACCAAATACTGGCAGAGCTATCCAAAAACGAATGCTTTCAACGGCTTGCGGCTGTTGAACGAGAGGCGGTTGTCCGCCGGAAAGTTCAATTGCTTGTTCTACCTGAGTATCTAACCAGTTTAAATGGACTAAGCAACTCGCTTTCGGTATTGAATCCTGTTGCCGGGCGCCAGTTATATAGTGCAGTTGCTGAACAGGCTAAGAAGGATCAGCAGCATATGTTCGCAAACAGCAACGAACAGCAACGCTCAGTGGGTAATCTACTAGATGCCAATAATTTCATACTGAATGCTCAAATTATGCATCAGCAAGCGCAACCAGTGGTTGTCCCCTTGGTAGCATCCGTCGATTGTGTTTTGCAAAGTGGATCTGCAGGCGACCTCAATAAACTAGATGAGCTGCCCAGAAATGACTTGGACATACTAAATGAATACAACTTGCGAATGTTGTTGCGTGGCCAACCAACAGTtaaccaacagcaacaaccatCGCTGCCAAATTCTACTAACGAAAATCTTTCTGGAGCGGATTTTATAACTGAAACCCAATTGCTAGCGGGACAAAACTTGATGATTCCAATGTGGTTACCGCCTAACAAGCAACAGCAACCTGATCAACAATGGCCTGGAATGACTAACGAGAAGACAACTCTGTGGGAAGTGGCCAACTTAAATGAAGAGCAAATTGAAGAACAACAACTTTTATTGCTCAAGAGCCCGCAAAGCTGCTTTGCAGATACAGTGCATTCAGTGCCAACACCCCCACAATCGCAAGTTCGATCAGAAGATAATTTTAAACAG TATCAAAATAAGGAACAACATCCACATCAGCAACAGGCCAAGACCAATAACAAGCACCATTTGAATGTAAGACAGAGTGTTCCACAGTCTGTACCCATAAAGCAAATAAATGAAGATGACCGCAAACGAGAGCAGACAGAAGAAAAGAAGCGGCAGAAGGAGGAGCGCAAGCGCCAGCAGATGGAAGAAGAAAAACGTCGAGCTGTGCTGGAATCCGAAGAAAGAGCCCGTCAAATGCAAGAGGAAAAAGAAAGACAACAGCAAATACAAGCACAGCGTCGAAAGGCATTATTAGGCAATGGGCAGTCTCAAGGTACAATGACAG ctaCTTCCGGGTCTCCTCAAAGCAATAAAAACGACGCTGTCAAGTCGCCTGAACCGCAATCAACTTCGCGTTTACCCGCCTCTTCCGTAGCGCCATGGTCTCTCCAATCACCGAATTCAAACAGCACTGCGCCTGGACTGGCAGAGATTCAAAAAGCTGAACGTCGGGAGCGTCGTGCAGACCAGCAGCGACATCAGGAGCTACTGGATAAGCAATTGCGTGCTAACGCTGCGGCTGCCGCTGAAGCTAACGATGCTTTGCTAAAATGGCAGGCAGCACCAGCGTCGGCTCCGGTAATGAGCCTTGCCGAAATTCAAGCTGAGGAGGCCAAGCGGTTGGCCAATGAACTTGTGGATCAGCAGCGTCGACGTGAACTGGAGCAACACCAAAATGCTACCCTACCATCAGCCGTTGTAGGGTCAAGTGGAACTACCAACATCTGGGGCAGCGCTAATAAGGCTTGGAGTGGTTCGTCGGTTGCTTCATCACTCCCATTGAGATCAAACACCGGAACTGGTTTGTGGGACGAGCCAAACGCATCAGGTACTAATCAAACTTTGTATGGATCTGGATCAAGCAGTAGCAATACCGTTACTGCGGCGGCTGTTTTGGTAGCTGGACTAAACTCGGCGAATAAAACCCATCAGCAAACTCAGAATAAGTCGGGAACTTCATTTGCATCGCCTCGAAACTTACGCAAGAGTCAAACATTGCCAGCCATACATAACGCAGGAAAAACGACTAAAAATGCACCaggacaacaacagcaagaaaaacaaaaaataaccaCGGTTCGTGCGGGTTCGAAAGTTGCTGTTGCCTCTGTAGATGATAAGGATAAGGAGAAAAAGTCTAATGTGAAAAGCCAGGTGCAGCAAGTTGCGGATCAGACCATTAGTAAGGTTAATGAGTACGAGAACGAGTTTACAAGCTGGTGTATGAAGAGCCTAGATAACATGTCGGCCAAAGTGGatg taccAACGTTCGTCGCCTTTTTGCAGGATTTGGAAGCACCTTATGAGGTTAAGGACTATGTGCGTATATATCTTG GTGAGGGAAAAGAGTCTTT